The following coding sequences lie in one Miscanthus floridulus cultivar M001 chromosome 9, ASM1932011v1, whole genome shotgun sequence genomic window:
- the LOC136481633 gene encoding aldehyde dehydrogenase family 3 member H1-like, which yields MAEETVRELRASFAAGRTRPAEWRAEQLKGLIRMIDEKEAEISAALHEDLAKPHMESYLHEISLTKSSCKFALNGLKNWMKPEKIPASITTFPSSAQIVPEPLGVVLIISAWNYPFILSIDPVIGAIAAGNAVVLKPSEIAPATSSLLAKLLPEYVDNSCIKVVEGGVPETTALLEQRWDKIFYTGNGTVARIVMAAASKHLTPVALELGGKSPVVVDSNVDLHVAVKRIVVGKWGCNNGQACIAPDYIITTKSFAPELVASLKRVLVRFYGEDPLQSADLSRIVNSKQFKRLQDLIEEKRVADKIVYGGEADEEQLKIAPTLLLDVPQDSAIMTGEIFGPLLPIVTVEKIEESFDLINSKPKPLAAYLFTKNKKLQEEFVANVPAGGMLVNDTALHLANPYMPFGGVGDSGMGCYHGKFGFDCFSHKKGVLIRGFGGEANARYPPYTTEKQKILRGLINGSFIALILALLGFPWEKR from the exons atggcggaggagaCGGTGCGGGAGCTGCGCGCGAGCTTCGCGGCGGGGCGGACGCGCCCGGCGGAGTGGCGCGCGGAGCAGCTCAAGGGGCTCATCCGGATGATCGACGAGAAGGAGGCCGAGATCAGCGCCGCGCTCCACGAGGACCTCGCCAAGCCGCACATGGAGTCCTACCTCCACGAG ATCTCACTGACAAAGTCGTCGTGCAAGTTTGCGCTTAACGGGCTCAAGAACTGGATGAAGCCCGAGAAG ATACCTGCGTCCATAACTACATTCCCGTCCTCCGCTCAAATCGTGCCAGAGCCCCTCGGTGTCGTGCTCATCATCTCAGCCTGGAACTACCCCTTCA TACTCTCTATTGACCCAGTCATTGGAGCAATCGCTGCTGGAAATGCTGTTGTTCTGAAGCCATCAGAAATAGCGCCAGCTACCTCGTCATTATTAGCAAAGCTGCTACCCGAGTATGTTGATAACTCCTGTATTAAAGTTGTGGAGGGAGGCGTTCCAGAAACAACCGCACTCTTGGAACAGAGATGGGATAAGATCTTCTACACAG GTAATGGAACTGTAGCACGCATAGTGATGGCAGCAGCCTCAAAGCATCTAACCCCGGTGGCTCTGGAGCTTGGTGGGAAATCCCCTGTTGTTGTGGATTCGAATGTTGATCTTCAT GTTGCCGTTAAGAGGATTGTTGTTGGCAAATGGGGATGCAACAATGGCCAAGCGTGCATTGCTCCAGATTACATAATAACGACGAAATCATTCGCGCCAGAGCTG GTGGCCTCTTTGAAAAGAGTTTTGGTAAGGTTCTATGGGGAGGATCCTCTGCAATCAGCAGACTTGTCTCGTATTGTGAATTCGAAGCAATTCAAGAGATTGCAAGATTTGATAGAAGAAAAAAGAGTTGCTGACAAGATTGTGTATGGCGGCGAGGCTGATGAGGAGCAATT AAAAATTGCTCCTACACTATTGTTAGATGTTCCCCAAGATTCAGCAATTATGACGGGGGAAATATTCGGGCCCTTGCTTCCGATTGTGACG GTCGAAAAGATTGAGGAAAGCTTCGACTTGATCAACTCCAAGCCTAAGCCACTTGCCGCCTACCTCTTCACCAAGAACAAGAAACTGCAAGAGGAGTTTGTGGCGAACGTCCCTGCAGGAGGGATGCTTGTGAACGACACCGCGCTACAT CTCGCCAACCCGTACATGCCCTTCGGCGGCGTGGGCGACAGCGGGATGGGGTGCTACCACGGCAAGTTCGGCTTCGACTGCTTCAGCCACAAGAAGGGGGTCCTGATCCGTGGCTTTGGCGGCGAGGCGAACGCCAGGTACCCGCCCTACACGACGGAGAAGCAGAAGATCCTAAGGGGCCTCATCAACGGCAGCTTCATCGCCCTCATCCTTGCCCTCCTGGGCTTCCCCTGGGAGAAGCGTTAG